A part of SAR202 cluster bacterium genomic DNA contains:
- the rpsB gene encoding 30S ribosomal protein S2 yields the protein MQENKTVGLQSLLESGVHFGHQTRKWDPRMEKYIFTVKDDIHILDLYKSAELLDEAKSFVQRIAANGGKLLFVGTKRQAQQSVIDAANATKGYYIDYRWLGGTFTNFTTIQKRIEYLINTEEKRAKNQLNHLPKKELQKVDDKLAKLNKYLGGVKEMMKLPEAIFVVDIGKENIAIQEARKLKIPIIGIVDTDCNPELVDFPIPGNDDSIKSVRFLLNEIVESYTSGANSFQEEIVEQLTAAEESTTEEPVAEVEDTSDSSNETTTEEPVAEVEDTSNASDESIAEEPAAEVEDTSNTSNETTTEKPEE from the coding sequence ATGCAAGAAAATAAAACAGTTGGATTACAATCCTTATTAGAATCTGGAGTACATTTTGGACACCAAACAAGAAAATGGGATCCACGAATGGAAAAGTACATTTTTACGGTTAAGGATGATATCCATATTCTAGATTTATACAAAAGTGCAGAATTGCTTGATGAAGCAAAAAGCTTTGTCCAAAGAATAGCTGCAAATGGCGGCAAGCTATTATTTGTAGGAACAAAACGCCAAGCACAACAAAGTGTAATTGATGCAGCTAATGCTACCAAAGGGTATTATATTGACTACCGATGGTTAGGAGGAACGTTTACTAACTTCACTACCATCCAAAAAAGAATTGAGTATTTGATAAATACTGAAGAAAAACGTGCCAAGAATCAATTAAATCATCTCCCCAAAAAAGAACTCCAAAAAGTTGATGATAAATTAGCAAAATTAAATAAATATCTTGGTGGTGTCAAAGAAATGATGAAATTACCAGAGGCAATTTTTGTTGTCGACATTGGTAAAGAAAATATTGCAATACAAGAAGCTAGGAAGTTGAAAATTCCTATAATTGGAATCGTCGATACAGACTGCAACCCAGAATTAGTAGACTTCCCTATTCCAGGTAATGATGATTCGATAAAATCGGTTCGTTTTCTGCTAAACGAAATAGTAGAATCCTATACTTCAGGAGCCAATAGTTTTCAAGAAGAGATTGTTGAACAACTTACTGCTGCTGAAGAATCAACCACTGAAGAACCTGTAGCTGAAGTAGAGGACACATCTGATAGTTCCAATGAAACAACTACTGAAGAACCTGTAGCTGAAGTAGAGGACACATCAAATGCTTCGGATGAATCAATTGCTGAAGAACCTGCAGCTGAAGTTGAAGACACATCAAATACTTCCAATGAAACAACTACCGAAAAACCTGAGGAATAA